The following are encoded together in the Clostridium sp. BJN0013 genome:
- a CDS encoding amidase domain-containing protein, which translates to MNYRNNLSYSRIEAVNYAVNYAKSPNPAYKYFLVQGDNGGDCTNFISQCLKAGGAPMVSSHKNQWWYSGLKWSVSWTVAGSLYWYLKINADEQLYGAKGTEVDSVSMLDVGDIIFYKNKRGKIQHSAIITSFDKDYPLISQHTPNHLNIPYKKDWAIKMHFLKISL; encoded by the coding sequence ATGAATTATAGAAATAATTTATCTTACTCTAGGATAGAAGCTGTAAATTATGCTGTAAACTATGCTAAATCACCAAATCCTGCTTATAAATATTTCCTTGTACAAGGTGATAATGGAGGTGACTGTACAAATTTTATATCCCAATGTCTTAAAGCCGGTGGAGCTCCAATGGTGTCTTCACATAAAAATCAATGGTGGTACAGCGGCCTCAAGTGGTCGGTCTCATGGACTGTAGCCGGTTCACTTTACTGGTATTTGAAAATCAATGCTGATGAACAATTATATGGTGCCAAAGGTACAGAAGTTGATTCTGTATCAATGCTTGATGTTGGCGATATAATCTTTTATAAAAATAAAAGAGGTAAAATTCAACACTCGGCAATTATAACTTCATTTGACAAAGATTATCCCTTAATATCGCAACATACTCCAAACCATTTAAACATACCCTATAAAAAAGACTGGGCTATTAAGATGCATTTTCTAAAAATATCCTTATAG
- a CDS encoding heavy metal-binding domain-containing protein: protein MIITTTNCIEGKKVLEYKGIIFGEVISGVDAIKDIAAGFTNFFGGRSKSYEGELIQAREEALEELKNRAYAVGANAVIGIDIDYEVLGQGGNMLMVTASGTAVVVE from the coding sequence ATGATTATAACAACTACAAATTGTATAGAGGGAAAGAAAGTTTTAGAATATAAAGGAATTATTTTTGGAGAAGTAATTTCTGGTGTAGATGCTATTAAAGATATTGCAGCAGGATTTACTAACTTTTTTGGAGGACGTTCAAAATCTTATGAAGGAGAACTTATACAGGCTAGAGAAGAAGCGTTAGAAGAATTGAAAAATAGGGCGTATGCTGTTGGAGCAAATGCTGTTATTGGGATAGATATTGATTATGAGGTATTAGGACAGGGAGGAAATATGCTCATGGTAACTGCTTCAGGAACAGCAGTAGTAGTTGAGTAA
- a CDS encoding class I SAM-dependent methyltransferase, whose translation MENQSRVQQNFGKNASNYRYSSVHNNARDLDRMIKLLDPQPEDRVLDVATGTGHTAIKLAQYTQQVEAIDITREMLHEAKEQSYENGITNIEFRIEDVHNMKIPDNTFHIVVCRLAAHHFSNIKTALKEMCRVLKIGGKLYILDCSVVDGYESEKMFNEIELLRDSSHVFSYSPCLWTKLLRELPLEGGQLNFHKVSYELPQWFERMKTEQKNRDKIFGILDNLSQRVKEYYPYSENYITTYRVEILKKKIQANGICCN comes from the coding sequence GTGGAAAATCAAAGCAGAGTACAACAAAATTTTGGGAAAAATGCTTCTAATTATAGGTATAGTTCAGTCCATAATAATGCACGGGATCTTGATAGAATGATAAAATTATTGGATCCACAACCTGAAGATAGGGTTTTAGATGTGGCAACTGGTACGGGTCATACAGCTATAAAACTTGCACAATACACTCAACAAGTTGAAGCGATTGACATTACACGTGAAATGTTACATGAAGCAAAAGAACAGTCATATGAAAATGGAATTACCAATATAGAATTTCGTATTGAAGATGTTCATAATATGAAAATTCCAGACAACACATTTCATATTGTTGTCTGTAGATTAGCTGCCCACCACTTTTCAAATATTAAAACAGCCCTTAAAGAAATGTGTAGAGTTCTAAAAATAGGAGGGAAATTATATATTTTAGATTGTTCTGTAGTTGATGGATATGAGTCCGAAAAGATGTTTAATGAGATTGAACTATTGAGGGATAGTTCTCATGTATTTTCATATTCACCATGTTTATGGACTAAATTACTAAGAGAACTTCCTTTAGAAGGAGGACAGTTGAATTTTCATAAAGTTTCGTATGAATTACCTCAATGGTTTGAGCGTATGAAAACAGAACAAAAAAATAGGGATAAAATATTTGGAATTTTAGATAATTTATCCCAAAGAGTTAAAGAGTATTATCCTTATAGTGAGAATTATATAACTACATATAGAGTAGAAATTCTGAAAAAGAAAATTCAAGCGAACGGTATTTGCTGTAACTAG
- a CDS encoding metal-dependent transcriptional regulator: MNKLTYTMENYLEAIYELSKEESGVRVSDIAYRLGVTKASTNRAMTTLSEKGLITNEKYKEIFLTEAGKKLAEQTSKKHHVIRKFLIKILDVDSDIADKDACAIEHVISDESVLAMLEYFKK, encoded by the coding sequence ATGAATAAATTAACCTATACAATGGAAAATTATCTAGAAGCAATATATGAACTTTCAAAAGAAGAGTCAGGAGTCAGAGTATCTGATATAGCCTACCGCCTAGGCGTTACAAAAGCCAGTACTAATAGAGCAATGACTACCCTAAGCGAAAAAGGATTGATTACAAATGAAAAATACAAAGAAATATTTTTGACTGAAGCCGGAAAAAAACTGGCAGAGCAAACTTCTAAAAAGCATCATGTTATTCGTAAATTTCTTATTAAAATTTTAGATGTTGATTCAGATATTGCCGATAAGGATGCCTGTGCTATAGAACACGTTATCAGCGATGAATCTGTTCTTGCCATGCTAGAATATTTTAAAAAGTAA